A genomic window from Alkalihalobacillus sp. AL-G includes:
- a CDS encoding ABC transporter ATP-binding protein → MKDLLQVKNLKTHFFDKKQTVKAVDGVNFEIKTGETVALVGESGCGKSMTSLSIMRLVPGPNGKIVEGEVLMGDKNLLELTENDMCKIRGNEISMIFQEPMTSLNPVLTIGEQIIEVITYHKRLPRKEAVKQAIELLKMVGIPRAEDIITDYPHRLSGGMRQRVMIAMAMSCDPKLLIADEPTTALDVTIQAQILDLMKDLSKKVNTAILLITHDLGVVSELAERIIVMYAGQIVEQASVDDIFEKPLHPYTQGLIESVPDINGEIGRLNPIKGNVPTPEQMPNGCRFAPRCSHAFGRCHEEEPQLVSKKNNTRAVRCFLYDEETEVGNDTQNKHTHS, encoded by the coding sequence CAAAAACTTAAAGACACACTTTTTCGACAAAAAACAAACTGTCAAAGCAGTCGATGGAGTGAATTTTGAAATTAAAACAGGTGAGACTGTCGCCCTAGTTGGAGAGTCCGGATGTGGGAAAAGCATGACATCACTTTCTATCATGCGATTGGTTCCTGGTCCAAATGGAAAAATCGTTGAAGGTGAGGTATTGATGGGTGATAAAAATTTACTCGAACTTACTGAAAACGACATGTGTAAAATCAGAGGAAATGAGATCTCAATGATTTTCCAGGAGCCGATGACGTCACTTAATCCTGTACTGACAATTGGTGAACAGATCATTGAAGTCATTACATACCACAAACGGTTACCTCGTAAGGAAGCAGTAAAACAGGCCATTGAATTACTTAAAATGGTCGGTATACCCCGAGCTGAAGATATTATAACAGATTATCCACACCGTCTTTCAGGTGGGATGCGACAACGTGTAATGATTGCCATGGCAATGAGTTGTGACCCGAAACTGTTGATCGCTGATGAACCAACCACAGCATTAGATGTAACCATTCAAGCGCAAATTTTAGATCTTATGAAAGATTTGTCCAAAAAAGTAAATACTGCGATTTTGTTAATTACACATGACCTTGGTGTCGTATCAGAATTGGCTGAACGGATTATTGTCATGTATGCAGGCCAGATTGTCGAACAAGCATCTGTTGATGATATTTTTGAGAAGCCTCTTCATCCATATACACAGGGGTTGATCGAATCAGTACCCGATATAAATGGTGAAATTGGACGGTTGAATCCAATCAAAGGCAATGTACCCACACCTGAACAAATGCCGAATGGGTGTCGTTTTGCACCTAGGTGTTCCCACGCATTCGGGCGTTGTCATGAAGAAGAACCACAGTTGGTGAGCAAAAAAAACAATACGAGAGCAGTCCGTTGCTTTTTGTACGATGAGGAAACGGAGGTCGGAAATGACACCCAAAACAAACACACTCACAGTTGA
- a CDS encoding ABC transporter ATP-binding protein: MTPKTNTLTVDSKQEKNNGAILEVSNLKMYFPIKAGVMQRTVGSVKAVDGISFRMQPGETLGIVGESGCGKSTLGRAIIRLYQPTRGNVIFKGRDITKLSESELRKTVRKQIQMIFQDPFASLNPRKTLENSIIEPLKTHGYPAQEQKERVAELLDTVGLNATFANRYPHEFSGGQRQRIGIARALALNPDLVIADEPVSALDVSIQAQIINLMEDLQSKYNLTYLFISHDLGVVRHISDRVGVMYLGNMMELAEKNDLYKEPLHPYTQALLSAVPIPKKKGQVKRERIILSGDLPSPANPPNGCVFHTRCPAAMDVCRQEIPKLQEIHPKHYVACHLYE, encoded by the coding sequence ATGACACCCAAAACAAACACACTCACAGTTGATTCCAAACAAGAGAAAAACAATGGAGCGATACTTGAAGTATCGAACTTAAAGATGTATTTTCCGATTAAAGCTGGAGTTATGCAACGAACAGTTGGAAGTGTAAAAGCGGTTGATGGAATATCCTTTCGAATGCAGCCGGGTGAAACGTTGGGGATTGTTGGAGAGTCCGGATGTGGTAAATCGACCTTAGGCAGGGCGATCATCCGTCTCTATCAACCTACGAGAGGTAACGTCATTTTTAAAGGACGGGATATCACCAAGCTTTCAGAAAGTGAGCTAAGGAAGACTGTAAGGAAGCAAATTCAAATGATCTTTCAGGATCCTTTCGCCTCCTTAAATCCAAGGAAAACATTGGAGAATAGTATTATCGAACCTTTGAAAACACATGGCTACCCTGCACAAGAACAAAAAGAGAGGGTTGCAGAACTTCTTGATACAGTCGGGCTGAACGCTACATTTGCAAACCGATATCCCCATGAATTCTCAGGAGGTCAGCGTCAAAGAATCGGTATTGCAAGGGCACTCGCTTTGAATCCAGATTTAGTTATTGCTGATGAACCAGTGTCTGCATTGGATGTATCGATTCAAGCACAAATCATCAACCTGATGGAAGATTTGCAAAGTAAATACAACCTGACTTATCTATTTATCTCTCATGATTTAGGTGTTGTCCGCCATATTTCAGACAGGGTCGGCGTGATGTATCTCGGCAATATGATGGAGCTCGCTGAAAAGAACGACCTTTATAAAGAACCACTTCATCCATATACACAAGCATTATTGTCCGCCGTACCAATTCCGAAGAAAAAGGGCCAGGTGAAACGGGAGAGGATCATATTGTCTGGAGATTTACCAAGTCCCGCGAATCCGCCTAACGGTTGTGTATTCCATACACGCTGTCCTGCAGCAATGGATGTTTGCAGACAGGAAATACCAAAGCTCCAAGAAATTCATCCAAAGCATTATGTAGCATGTCATCTTTATGAGTGA
- a CDS encoding peptide-binding protein has translation MFLAACNANPETKEPSNEGTEGSEEEKPEGPQEGGDLIVGSIGAPTLFNDLYSTDISSSDISEWLYDGLVRFNEKLEPEPAIAKEWKISEDGTIWTFYLNEGITFHDGEPLTADDVVFTYSIPLHEDYVGARASNFEKIEKIEAVDDHTVKITLKEPFAPFFVTAAYGILPEHILKDVPIAELGEHEFNTKSPIGSGPFKFEEWKEGQYVKVTANENYYKGRPYLDSITYKIVPDANALMAQLAAGDVHEAAVQSPDLATAKDLEEKGKIQLSTNLSLGYTYIGWNQKNELFQDVKVRQALTMAIDREAIIGAVLNGDGEIAHAPSSPLSWAYNPDVAKFNFDVEKAKALLEEAGWTPGDDGILQKDGKRFSFELKTNQGNKAREQIATIVQQQLKQIGIEVQPKIMEWSAFIEDVTAPNWNYDACILGWSLSADPDPTDLWHSKEREQGLNFVHFSDPELDKLMEQNTKELDQEKRKEIIAEIQSGIAEQQPYTFLYYPNDHYALDAKLRGHVHHPSSEFYMIEKWWLEQ, from the coding sequence ATGTTTTTAGCGGCATGTAACGCAAATCCTGAAACAAAAGAGCCTTCGAATGAAGGCACAGAAGGCAGTGAAGAGGAAAAGCCAGAAGGTCCACAAGAAGGTGGCGACCTTATCGTTGGCTCCATCGGGGCTCCGACACTTTTCAACGATTTGTATTCAACGGATATTTCAAGTTCTGATATTTCCGAATGGTTATACGATGGGTTAGTCCGGTTCAATGAAAAATTGGAGCCTGAACCTGCTATTGCAAAAGAATGGAAGATTTCAGAAGACGGGACTATTTGGACGTTCTATCTGAATGAGGGTATTACATTCCATGATGGTGAACCTTTGACAGCGGATGATGTCGTATTTACGTACAGCATCCCGTTACACGAAGATTATGTTGGTGCTCGTGCTTCAAACTTTGAAAAGATCGAAAAGATTGAAGCGGTCGATGACCACACAGTTAAAATTACACTTAAAGAGCCATTTGCTCCATTCTTTGTAACAGCAGCTTATGGAATACTGCCTGAACATATTTTAAAGGATGTGCCAATTGCCGAATTAGGAGAACACGAGTTTAATACCAAAAGTCCTATCGGATCTGGTCCGTTCAAGTTTGAAGAATGGAAGGAAGGTCAATACGTAAAGGTTACAGCGAATGAGAATTACTACAAAGGTCGACCGTACTTAGATTCTATTACGTACAAGATTGTTCCTGATGCAAACGCGCTGATGGCACAGCTTGCTGCAGGAGACGTTCATGAAGCTGCTGTCCAATCACCAGACCTAGCAACAGCTAAAGATCTCGAAGAAAAAGGCAAGATCCAGCTCTCTACTAATCTATCTCTTGGGTATACTTACATTGGTTGGAACCAGAAGAATGAATTGTTCCAGGATGTGAAGGTACGACAGGCATTGACAATGGCCATCGATCGTGAGGCGATTATCGGAGCTGTATTGAATGGAGATGGTGAAATCGCTCATGCACCATCCAGTCCACTAAGCTGGGCTTACAACCCGGATGTAGCGAAATTCAACTTTGATGTAGAAAAAGCGAAGGCACTTCTTGAAGAAGCCGGATGGACACCTGGAGACGACGGCATCTTACAAAAAGATGGAAAGAGATTCTCATTTGAGCTGAAAACGAACCAAGGAAACAAAGCTCGTGAACAAATTGCAACAATCGTTCAGCAGCAATTGAAACAAATTGGCATCGAAGTACAGCCGAAAATCATGGAATGGAGTGCGTTCATTGAAGATGTAACTGCTCCGAACTGGAATTATGATGCGTGTATCCTCGGTTGGAGCCTGTCTGCAGATCCAGACCCAACTGATTTATGGCATTCGAAGGAACGTGAACAAGGGCTGAACTTTGTACACTTCTCTGATCCAGAGCTTGATAAGCTGATGGAACAGAATACGAAAGAACTTGATCAGGAAAAACGTAAGGAGATCATTGCTGAAATACAATCAGGAATTGCAGAACAACAACCGTATACGTTCCTTTACTACCCGAACGATCACTATGCATTAGATGCAAAGCTGCGTGGTCACGTTCACCATCCATCCAGTGAATTTTACATGATCGAAAAATGGTGGTTGGAACAATAA
- a CDS encoding ABC transporter permease: MLSYIIRRVLMAIPLLIGISILSFGIIHLAPGDPTALLMDPNIKPEDRVAFMEKYGLNDPMHVQYMKWVGNMLQGDFGQSLIRTGTDVSYLIIARLPNTLFLMLVSTILAIVISIPFGIISARKPYTLTDYSVTTVSFIGLATPNFWFGLVLIMFLSVQADWFPTGGIATLNEPFSLWDRIHHLILPAFVLATADMAGLTRYTRTSMIDVLNQDYIRTARAKGFKERKVVYKHGLRNGLIPVITIFGVMLPSFFGGAVVVEKIFNWPGIGLLFIDAAFQRDYPVIMAVTIIAAVITVIGSLIADILYAVFDPRIEY; the protein is encoded by the coding sequence TTGCTCTCATATATAATTCGTCGAGTATTAATGGCTATTCCACTACTGATTGGAATTTCAATCCTGTCGTTTGGAATCATCCATCTGGCACCTGGAGACCCGACTGCCCTTTTGATGGATCCGAATATCAAACCTGAAGACCGAGTCGCTTTTATGGAGAAATATGGGCTCAATGATCCGATGCATGTCCAGTACATGAAATGGGTTGGAAACATGCTACAAGGAGATTTCGGGCAATCATTGATTCGAACTGGTACAGATGTATCATATTTAATTATTGCGAGGTTGCCAAACACATTGTTTCTCATGCTCGTTTCTACGATACTTGCTATTGTGATCTCCATTCCATTTGGCATCATTTCTGCAAGGAAGCCATACACCCTTACAGATTATTCTGTAACAACTGTTTCTTTTATCGGCCTTGCTACACCGAATTTTTGGTTTGGACTCGTATTGATCATGTTCTTATCCGTTCAGGCAGATTGGTTTCCGACCGGCGGAATTGCAACTCTGAATGAACCGTTCAGTCTATGGGATCGTATCCATCACCTGATTTTGCCGGCTTTCGTACTTGCTACAGCAGACATGGCTGGTCTGACTCGTTACACACGGACGAGTATGATAGACGTATTAAATCAAGATTATATACGTACTGCACGGGCAAAAGGATTTAAAGAACGTAAAGTCGTGTATAAGCACGGGTTAAGAAATGGCTTGATACCAGTCATTACCATTTTCGGGGTCATGTTACCGTCATTTTTTGGAGGAGCTGTTGTTGTTGAGAAAATATTCAACTGGCCTGGTATTGGATTATTATTCATTGATGCAGCTTTCCAGAGAGATTATCCAGTAATTATGGCGGTTACTATTATAGCAGCAGTGATAACCGTTATTGGAAGCTTGATCGCTGATATCCTATACGCTGTATTTGATCCAAGAATCGAGTATTAA
- the opp4C gene encoding oligopeptide ABC transporter permease, with protein MSQPENQLRPNVPVPPEPLAPFPQEKPDTLTKIAIDKFVKNKLAVIGLIVLTLIIASAICAPLLTHYNPADMQLLKKLQPPNSEHWLGVDTLGRDMYTRLLYGARVSLLVGFASVTASIFIGTIIGAFAGYYGGKIDAFLMRVVDVFLSFPSLFLLITLVTIFEPSIDKLILAFALFGWTTTARLVRGEFLSLRSREFVLAAKTMGVKSYKIIFSHILPNAMGPIIVTATLNVGIVILAESALSYLGLGIQPPTPSWGNMLQDAQSLTIMNTAPWYPIFPGVMILITVLAFNFVGDGLRDAFDPKMKS; from the coding sequence ATGTCACAGCCTGAAAATCAATTGCGCCCAAATGTACCGGTTCCTCCAGAGCCATTAGCACCTTTTCCTCAAGAGAAACCTGATACATTAACAAAAATTGCGATTGATAAATTTGTAAAAAACAAGCTGGCAGTCATCGGCTTGATTGTATTGACGTTAATTATCGCTTCAGCAATTTGTGCTCCTTTACTAACCCACTACAATCCTGCAGACATGCAACTGTTAAAAAAACTACAGCCTCCCAATAGTGAACATTGGTTAGGTGTCGATACACTCGGTCGGGATATGTATACACGCTTATTATATGGTGCGAGGGTATCGTTGCTTGTCGGATTTGCTTCTGTTACAGCATCGATCTTTATTGGGACGATCATCGGGGCTTTCGCTGGTTACTATGGTGGGAAAATTGATGCATTTTTAATGCGCGTAGTCGATGTGTTTCTGTCTTTTCCAAGCTTATTCTTATTGATTACACTTGTAACGATTTTCGAGCCAAGCATTGATAAGTTAATTCTTGCGTTTGCCTTGTTCGGTTGGACAACAACTGCACGATTAGTGAGGGGAGAATTCTTGTCATTGAGATCACGTGAATTTGTTCTTGCAGCTAAAACGATGGGGGTGAAAAGCTACAAAATCATTTTCTCGCATATTTTACCAAATGCAATGGGACCTATAATCGTTACAGCAACCCTGAATGTCGGAATCGTCATCCTTGCTGAATCTGCCCTAAGCTATCTCGGTTTAGGTATCCAGCCTCCCACACCAAGCTGGGGGAATATGCTTCAGGATGCTCAAAGTCTGACGATTATGAATACTGCACCATGGTACCCAATTTTTCCGGGAGTGATGATCCTGATCACCG